Proteins encoded by one window of Mycolicibacterium sp. ND9-15:
- a CDS encoding thiolase family protein, translated as MPTPVIVGAARTAIGRSFKGTLVNTPPEELITTVLPEVIRRSGIDPNAIDDLIFAESHYGGGDLARYAADATGLQEVPGQSVNRHCAGSLTAIGNAAAQIGSGMERALIAGGVQSLSMTPLVNWRIPGPELKFEEKWMPPTHVETPDAPTRDMSVTVGWNTAQAVGITREEMDAWAARSHQRAIAAIDAGKFVDEIVPLKVQQFDGSVIEFNIDEHPRRDTTVEKLAGLKPLHPEIEGFSITAGNSSGTNDAAAAVALVDSAYADAENLTKMAAVKAWAAAGVPPRDTGLGAVKVIGKVLDRAGLKPSDVALWEINEAFASVPIAACREYGLDEELVNFSGSGCSLGHPIAASGARMVTTLVYELQRRGGGIGVAAMCAGGGQGGAVVIEV; from the coding sequence ATGCCCACACCCGTCATCGTAGGTGCCGCCAGGACCGCGATCGGCCGATCCTTCAAGGGAACGCTGGTCAACACCCCGCCGGAAGAGCTGATCACCACCGTGCTGCCGGAGGTGATCCGCCGCTCGGGGATCGACCCGAACGCCATCGACGACCTCATCTTCGCCGAATCGCATTACGGCGGAGGCGATCTGGCCCGTTATGCCGCCGACGCGACCGGCCTGCAGGAGGTGCCGGGGCAGTCGGTGAACCGGCACTGCGCGGGTAGCCTCACCGCGATCGGCAACGCGGCCGCGCAGATCGGCTCGGGCATGGAGCGTGCGCTGATCGCCGGTGGTGTGCAGTCGCTGTCGATGACGCCGCTGGTCAACTGGCGCATCCCGGGCCCCGAACTGAAGTTCGAGGAGAAGTGGATGCCGCCCACCCACGTCGAAACCCCCGACGCGCCGACCCGCGACATGTCGGTCACCGTCGGGTGGAACACCGCGCAGGCGGTCGGCATCACCCGTGAGGAGATGGACGCGTGGGCCGCGCGGTCGCATCAGCGCGCGATAGCGGCGATCGACGCGGGCAAGTTCGTCGACGAGATCGTGCCGCTGAAGGTGCAGCAGTTCGACGGCTCGGTGATCGAGTTCAACATCGACGAGCATCCGCGCCGCGACACCACCGTCGAGAAGTTGGCGGGCCTCAAGCCGCTTCATCCCGAGATCGAGGGGTTCTCGATCACTGCGGGCAACAGCAGCGGAACCAATGACGCCGCTGCCGCGGTCGCACTGGTCGACAGCGCCTACGCCGACGCGGAGAACCTGACGAAGATGGCCGCCGTCAAGGCGTGGGCCGCGGCCGGTGTGCCACCGCGCGACACGGGCCTGGGCGCGGTGAAGGTGATCGGCAAGGTGCTCGACCGCGCCGGCCTGAAGCCCTCCGACGTCGCGCTGTGGGAGATCAACGAGGCGTTCGCCTCGGTGCCAATCGCCGCGTGCCGCGAGTACGGCCTCGACGAGGAGCTGGTCAACTTCTCCGGAAGTGGTTGCAGCCTCGGTCATCCCATCGCCGCATCGGGTGCGCGGATGGTCACCACCCTGGTCTACGAACTGCAGCGGCGCGGCGGTGGCATCGGTGTCGCCGCGATGTGTGCCGGCGGTGGGCAGGGCGGCGCAGTCGTCATCGAAGTCTGA
- a CDS encoding TetR/AcrR family transcriptional regulator, which produces MARQATAEKRQRRERGSINPDDIIKGAFELAEEVGIDNLSMPLLGKHLGVGVTSIYWYFRKKDDLLNAMTDRALRQYVFATPYVEAKDWRETLSNHARTMRKTFMGNPILCDLILIRSALSPRMAKLGVQEVEKAIAGLVEAGLSPDDAFDTYSAVSVHVRGSVVLHRLREKNRAANEGPSDIEETMSIDADSTPLLALVTERGHHIGAADDKNFEFGLECILDHASRLIADNKPAKRKR; this is translated from the coding sequence GTGGCAAGGCAGGCGACCGCGGAGAAGCGTCAGCGACGCGAGCGCGGATCGATCAATCCCGACGACATCATCAAGGGCGCCTTCGAGCTCGCCGAAGAGGTGGGCATCGACAACCTGTCCATGCCGCTGCTCGGCAAGCACCTCGGCGTCGGCGTCACGAGCATCTACTGGTACTTCCGCAAGAAGGACGATCTTCTCAACGCGATGACCGACCGCGCGCTGCGCCAGTATGTCTTCGCCACGCCGTATGTGGAGGCCAAGGACTGGCGTGAGACGCTGAGCAACCACGCGCGCACCATGCGAAAGACGTTCATGGGCAACCCGATCCTGTGCGACCTGATTCTCATCCGATCGGCGCTGAGTCCGCGGATGGCCAAGCTCGGCGTGCAGGAGGTCGAGAAGGCGATCGCAGGCCTGGTAGAAGCCGGGCTGTCCCCCGACGACGCGTTCGACACCTACTCGGCGGTGTCGGTGCATGTTCGTGGATCCGTTGTGCTGCACCGGCTTCGGGAGAAAAACCGAGCGGCCAACGAAGGACCGAGCGACATCGAGGAGACGATGAGCATCGACGCCGACAGCACGCCGCTGCTGGCTTTGGTCACCGAGAGGGGCCACCATATCGGCGCCGCCGACGACAAGAACTTCGAGTTCGGCCTCGAGTGCATACTCGACCACGCGAGTCGCCTGATCGCGGACAACAAGCCGGCCAAGCGTAAACGTTAG